The nucleotide sequence ACCCCGTTAAAAACCATGTTGCTTGTCAAAACTTTCAGGACGcccatttattaattataattttaaaaaatccacCCCTATTTCGACGGAGTACAATAACCAGGTAAAGGCGAAAccaatttctaaattttccaaCCTGACCCCGTATAtagtaaaataagaaaataagaaaaatttccaTACACGAATTTTCGGTTACAACAATCATCGACTAAAACGCGTGCTTCGAAAAACTCAATTTGAATATGgttttttccgaattttttttttcaaaattatacggTTTGACGTTTTTTTTACGTACGTGCATACTACAAAAACAATCCGTTAGATGTCCTAacgctacaaaaaaaattaaaacacgaTAACGAAATTTGAGCATGCGTCTAAAGCACATTCTCAAAGCACGACTACTACGAACTGACCAGCTCGAAGCACGTGACGGGTACTGATTGAAAACTATGAGCGATAGAGCTCGGAAATCTGCAAAGGAACAACTCTACCAGTCATACAAATCAGCGCATAGATCCgttctataattaattataaagtgTGCttcgtaaaaaatatgaaaatagcaACTCCACGGTCTATCGACACCGACTGATATTGAATTGCATCACAATATTTGTTTCGAATAAATAGCGAAAATCAACGGAATCTATCATTTAACACAACGTCAGTTGAGGCATATAGATCGTAGAGTAACTATCcaaattctaaataataaaaaaaaaaaacgtaaattgcaacataaaaattcaactttttcgaTTTGGAAACAGAAGTGAATGAAATATCGCAAATTTCCACatcaaatttgattaaatattggagaaattttagtttttccgtTATAATACAGCTATCGAATTTATGTAAGAGATAAAAATACATCTAAATAACACGAAAACGAGTGTATTAAAATTAAGATAAACCTCTTTCGAGATAAGATAATAAGAAGTTTGATCTGCTGTTAGTCAATTTGtaaaacgaatatttttatttatcacacTGTATACGGCAGATAAATGCTCACAATTATCtcgaaaaaaggaaaataggGAAAAACATCTaacgaaaaatacaatttgtCATTTGAAATGtcgataaatataaaaaaatcgaatgtTGTTACTATTTTGATGAGCCACACTGTATACAGGGCATGAATATATTTAGATATCtcaaaaaccataaatttccATCACATTTGGGAAATGTGATACGACGAAAAACTAAATTTGAGGATTGGAATTCTGTCGATTAATGTGATAAACGGaattttcatccattttgaTGAGTCACACTGTATATAGAACATGAAAACATTAAATCATCTCGAAAACGGTAAGACTCCATTAAAACTGTGGAAACTCTTGTCGAAATACACAATTTAACATTTGAAATACTGTTCATCAGCTTGATAAACGaatttttcatccatttttatGAACCACACTGTATACAGAGCACGAATAAATTTGGATATCTCGAAAACCGTACATTTCCATCAAATTTGGGAAAACTATACGATGAAAAACTTAATTTGAGAATTGGAATTCTGTCGATTAGTGTGATGAACGAAATTATCATCCATTTTGATGTGCCACACTGTATATAGAACATGAAAACATTAAATCATCTCGAAAACGGTAAGACTCCATTAAAACTGTGGAAACTCTTGTCGAAATACACaatttaacattttaaataCTGTTCATCAGCTTGATAAACgaattttttatccatttttatgAGCCACACTGTATACAGAGCACGAATAAATTTGGATATCTCGAAAACCGTACATTTCCATCTAATTTGGGAAAACTATACGATGAAAAACTTAATTTGAGAATTGGAATTCTGTCGATTAGTGTGATGAACGAAATTATCATCCATTTTGATGTGCCACACTGTATATAGAACATGAAAACATTAAATCATCTCGAAAACGGTAAGACTCCATTAAAACTGTGGAAACTCTTGTCGAAATACACaatttaacattttaaataCTGTTCATCAGCTTGATAAACgaattttttatccatttttatgAGCCACACTGTATACAGAGCACGAATAAATTTGGATATCTCGAAAACCGTACATTTCCATCTAATTTGGGAAAACTATACGATGAAAAACTTAATTTGAGAATTGGAATTCTGTCGATTAGTGTGATAAACGAAATTATCATCCATTTTGATGAGCCACACTGTGTATAGAACatgaatatattataatatctCGAAAATGATAAAAGTCCATTAAAGCTGTGGCAAACCCCCAATGAGATACACAATTTGACATTTGGAAAACTATATATCAATGTTATAGAAGACATTTCTATACATTTTGATGTGCCACACTGTATATAGAACGTAAATGCACTCAATTATCTCTTAAACGATAGGTACGCgtcaaaattgagaaaaatttacgccgaattttacaattcaatatttcgaaaaatgcaaataaataaaaaaaaaacgaaatatcaaatttttttagatgtGCCGTactgtatatgtatattttaattttgccgtatttttaaaaaccgttgaaaaaaaaaagaacgcagaagaaaacaaaacaattttagaaaaaaatattttaaaaaaattgacatataCCGGGGTAAATTCCTAAATAAACCTAACGAAAATAGAATAACCCgaaaaattaagtaataaaatgaaaatatttacgaaggaataaaatgtaataagtTTATAagatcaataaaatttatgtatatatataataaaaaaacataggACAAACATAGTAACTAGTAAATAATGGTAAATGTGGATTAACAAGCTGTACGAAATAATGGATGAGtgttagaaaaagaagaagaacgtattgaatatttaacataattttcgCTCTACACGATTAAATAGAATCACAAATATCTATACGAGGTTTGTCCGTTTGGATACGTCActattaagaaataaatttagaacAATCCTCGTATACGATATCTTAACCTAAATAACTACATATAACATGCAAATAAGgtgataatttttcatattttctaaaaaaaagaagaagaataactCACCTTCGTAATTGACTTGACCGTCACCGTCGATGTCGGCCTCCCTGATCATTTCGTCGACTTCTTCGTCCGTCAATTTTTCACCCAAATTGGTCATGACGTGACGCAATTCTGCTGCGGAAATAAAACCGTTACCGTCCTTATCGAATACTCGGAATGCTTCACGAATTTCTTCTTCACTGTCGGTGTCTTTCATTTTACGCGCCATCATCGTTAAAAATTCTGGGAAATCGATCGTACCGTTACCtagagatagaaaaaaaaaataatgaatcacCCGGTACATCGTTTGGAATATTCCGCGTAATCGATAAGAGATATCCCATTAAAATAATGACGTGTATTACAATCGATATAATTAACATACTTtgtatggaaaatattttttagatatgaactaaatttgaaagatatttcgtttttcaatgaaaaattcgtCAGCTTTTTAACGATTTTCAATATACCAATAAGTAATATTTCTActtcattttaataattgaaataaaggAAATGGAATcgattttagaaaaatcaaaatccCCTTATCGATTAAATTCATTCCTAATAGAAATTTTGCCATTTTTACAGGGGGTATACGACAAGTACCAGCACTGGATGGACtactaatatattttgtatttctattattaaattcatttctaaTAGAAATTTTGCCACTTCTACAGGGGGTATACCAGAAGTATCAGTACCGGATGGTCtgctaatatattttctatttctacttcagtttaataattaaaataaaggaaatggaatcgattttagaaaaatcaaaatccCCTATCGATTAAATTCATTCCTAATAGAAATTTTGCCATTTTTACAGGGGGTATAGGACAAGTACCAGCACTGGATGGACtactaatatattttgtatttctattattaaattcattccTAATAGAAATTTTGTCACTTTTACAGGGGATATACGAGAAGTACCAGTACAGGATGGACTGCTAATATATTTCGTATTGCTGGATAAAATCTTTCGAATAAGACctagtttataaaaatcgaaaaagcAGAACCCGATTTTTTCATAACCAGATTCCCATtctcccccacctcttatttgaaaaCCTAACCTTACCAAAACatttaaatcgaaataagaATTCGATCATCGTAGTAGacgttccgggacttgatgtaaaaaaatcgaGAGTGATTGAACgacgtgaaaaaaaatttctcatacgtCCCCTCGTTTCGGAGTTAGAGGCCTTTAAAGTTGAGAAATCAAAGCTGTAGCGGAGAGTATCGCGACCGGTAATATTGAAGGTATATAGAGAGCGATTGAGAGAcgttttctgtttatttcgaAGTCTTTAACACCTCTTGATCGAGTTCTTTACTCCTCCCCATAGTAGAGTCGGTAACACGCTAAAATTTCACTAGCGTGGCTAACGTACAGAGCTCCCCAGATAGGATTCTTAGTCTTGATCCAACACGTCAATCTCCTGTTCGGTTTAAGAGATTGGGATCATCCGAAGACCACCCCACGGTCACCCTTTCTGGACCGTGCCGACTTCCAGACTGCTAGAggttttagtttgttttttacTGTCTTCCCAAGTATCCCGAAATCTATTTGAACTAACGAGAACCTAGTCTTTGTATCTAAGCTATGGTTCAATGCATCTGTAGTAAAACCTTAACCACTTATACTGGGCTCCAGACCCATTTAAGAAGGCTACGCTGCCGGGCGTTATTCGATATTAAAAAATCGTATCTGTTCCTTATCAAATGACTCACactatataaataatgatacGATAAGTAACGCTTTAtcgtatttatataatattacgTAAGTTATTTTCAAGTACTTTcgattgataattatttaaccGATTTAATAGAATGGCTTTTTTtcttatacgagggttatttaataaattaccGACATCAATTTAAAGATGCCAGCGCTTATGAACATGAATTCGAAACATGATTGCACGTAGGCACTataatttcaactattttggaatttttacaGGATTGTATTAACAGAATAACTTAAAAAAACGGAGAAATGTGCAAAATGCGGACCATATTACAAGAGGAATGTACTTTTTCATCAGGATCTCTCATTTTCACACCAACCATGGCGAAATTCCACGAAATGCACTTCGATTTCATTCACCACTTAACGTATTGACCAGATCTAGCCCCTAACGACTTCTCTttatttcctaacctcaaagttttaCTTGTAGGAGAATGATTACCATCAACCGCATGCGTAAACGCGCATTTTAAGGATAACTACCATTTGGAACGGGTAAAAAGGTTAAAACATTAATGAGCTACTTTGttgaataaaacatttcaaatatccCTCGTATATGAGTGTGTCTATaactaattgaaaatatttcgattgttttcgtaaaaaaaaaatgaaaattcgttTGGTTCCAGTTTTTTTTATCGCCTTTAAATCCACAAATTTAACCAAatataatcgaataaaaaaatttatgggaaaatttatggaacatgaaatttttttctcacatATTGGTTATTGTATAGATACATACACAGATGTACACACGTGTAAAAATAAACGTTTGGTATTGTATAAACCAATAGTTTGTATCAACGTCATTCTAGATTCTATTTACTATACGAGGGATGTGCTAAGCATTGCCGCTCGATTGCACCTTATAGAGTATTTAACGCCTCAAAATTTTCTATCAGATGTAACAGActgaaaattattgataattagcATTCGAGCCAATTCGTTGATACGCAAGTATTGAATCACCGTCAGTTGCTCAATACGAAccattttgatattgaattgTGCATGCGTAGAtctattttcaaagaatttccATACAACAACCAAAGTTTGAGAGCTCTGTGAATATACGGGGCACCTCAAAAAgaacgattaaaaaaaattggtacaaCATGAAATGATTAAGACTATTTTCCATAGAAAAAATCAACCTTTCGGATCTCTATGAATATACCAGGCGCCTCAAAAAGAATGATTTACGAACTAGTCCACAACAGTTTGCGGATATACAAAGCGACTCAAAAAAGAACGATTTATGAAAAACAGTTTAGAAACAACTGTACATAAATGGATCGGCCCTCGTATTTAGATTTATGAGAGGTTTTCATATGAGAAATCAATTTTATGGAGTTTTGTGAATATACGGGGCGCTTCAAAAAGAATGATTTATATAGTTATATAGTTTATAGAAAGGTTAATGTATAACCAGCCGTCGTAAATgatacgaaaaattttttttaaagtatagATTATGTATACACATAAAACCATTCACGTATATACAGGAAATTTGATAAACAACCAGATTTCTTTAAAGTTTTATCTACATCCATTTCCTGAAAATATGCAATTAAAAAGAGCCCCGACAcaagaaaattattagtttcGTTATTGTCACGGatagtaaaattatttcgaaatatttataaacaaattacgcctactattatttcaatttcctgcgaagataaaattaacaattactCACAAGATTAATTCAAAATCGGTCACGTAAAAACCATTAAAACGGAGTGGGGATAAATAAATGTGACaatggaaaacatttttaagcCAGTATCGTCCCGTACAAGGTCTTCCAATTATGGAAATTTCAATTGACGGCATTTAGGCGACACGGACCAAAATTGTCCCGGAAGTACTTGGCTCGACAAAGAAAATTGTTCAAAGTAATCCCTTTTTCGCTCCATAcgcttttcccagcgatgttcgataagttcaaacttgaaacatatgctgcaTAGATTGTGTACTGTTTAATAGAACCACCTGGTATAGGAATAGCTTAGCTCCTACAGAGAACACAACAGCAGATTTTTCTCACAACAGTTTCCAAAGCTTCCTTTACAAACTAGTCCTACATGAACTGCTACAAAAAGAACTCAGTTACTGTGGCAACGTTTACCCCCAGTAGCCCTCTCTGAGACGTCTGTCCGCTATGGAGACTCCTGTTATGGGACAAGCAAGGCACGTTTCTGTGCTATAGATCTCAAGGGCATTCGAGAATACAGTTGGTGCATTTAAAAGAAAGTCATCGAGAAAAAGCAATGGGCGAGACTAACAGTGACGTTAAAAAGTTCGAGCTAAGGTTCTTCACCACCCATTGTCTTGTCTTTTCTTCTTGGTTATCTCTAATCAGTCAAAAACACGCGGACACGATAAACCTACAATGCTTTTAATAAACTGTAAGTTTCAATTCAGATCTTATGACAATTCGGGCGAGAATACGGCTAAACTGATTTGTTTAccgtaaatatttttctccaagGAGTAATTCGTGACGCGAAGTAGCATCTAGTGGATATACAAGGGGTAAATAAAGACACGCGAGAACGataaactattttcaataaattgtgaACTTTGAGTTAACATCTTATGACAATTCGGATGAGAATACGGCTAAACTGATTTGTTTAccgtaaatatttttctccaagGAGTAATTCGTGACGCGAAGTAGCATCTAGTGGATATACGAGGGGTAAATAAAGACACGCGAGAACGataaactattttcaataaattgtgaACTTTGAGTTAACATCTTATGACAATTCGGATGAGAATACGGCTAAACTGATTTGTTtaccataaatatttttctccaagGAGTAATTCGTGACGCGAAGTAGCATCTAGTGGATATACGAGGGGTAAATAAAGACACGCGAGAACGataaactattttcaataaattgtgaACTTTGAGTTAACATCTTATGACAATTCGGATGAGAATACGGCTAAACTGATTTGTTTAccgtaaatatttttctccaagGAGTAATTCGTGACGCGAAGTAGCATCTAGTGGATATACGAGGGGTAAATAAAGACACGCGAGAACGataaactattttcaataaattgtgaACTTTGAGTTAACATCCTATGACAATTCGGATGAGAATACGGCTAAACTGATTTGTTTAccgtaaatatttttctccaagGAGTAATTCGTGACGCGAAGTAGCATCTAGTGGATATACGAGGGGTAAATAAAGACACGCGAGAACGataaactattttcaataaattgtgaACTTTGAGTTAACATCTTATGACAATTCGGATGAGAATACGGCTAAACTGATTTGTTTAccgtaaatatttttctccaagGAGTAATTCGTGACGCGAAGTAGCATCTAGTGGATATACGAGGGGTAAATAAAGACACGCGAGAACGataaactattttcaataaattgtgaACTTTGAGTTAACATCTTATGACAATTC is from Diorhabda sublineata isolate icDioSubl1.1 chromosome 1, icDioSubl1.1, whole genome shotgun sequence and encodes:
- the LOC130450824 gene encoding calmodulin isoform X2 — encoded protein: MADQLTEEQIAEFKEAFSLFDKDGDGTITTKELGTVMRSLGQNPTEAELQDMINEVDADGNGTIDFPEFLTMMARKMKDTDSEEEIREAFRVFDKDGNGFISAAELRHVMTNLGEKLTDEEVDEMIREADIDGDGQVNYEEFVTMMTSK
- the LOC130450824 gene encoding calmodulin-alpha isoform X1, whose translation is MADQLTEEQIAEFKEAFSLFDKDGDGTITTKELGTVMRSLGQNPTEAELQDMINEVDADGNGTIDFPEFLTMMARKMKDTDSEEEIREAFRVFDKDGNGFISAAELRHVMTNLGEKLTDEEVDEMIREADIDGDGQVNYEEFIKTHLLAK